The Dermacentor silvarum isolate Dsil-2018 chromosome 11, BIME_Dsil_1.4, whole genome shotgun sequence region tacgagctcgtcttatccttatctcctttgcctttgtagataagattcatcttgctttcacgccatccaacgggaatattctttgttctaatcacttgctctatggcattagtcagcagtgccttgctttttggaccgaggtttttgattagctgtattgggatttcatcgggtcctgctgccgtgttgttagggacattttctgctgcctttttccaataaaagctttctatgctgaattttgatctctcaggcctctctgttgttgctggatctgttgtctgaactacgctttttctcgtaccgaagttatgcctgataacgtctgtgatgtaccgcagcgcatcatcgccttcatagatgttaccgtcttcatcccttatagccgtttgcgagtttctagttggagctccgagtgcttttatatggttccagaatctttttggggcgcctttgtctcttttgtgaatgttatgcacccaacgttcacttgcgcatttaattttctcttgcacgagctcactcgcaacccttttcttttctcggtacgtattccatctaaggagcacctcttcttcttgtaatcccaactttttggcttctcgatgaaccctagatgcctctttacgctcttctatagcttgtttaatttccttgttccaccacttacgtggtttcctctttccaatccaacaattgtattgccgtgtccgccttatttcatgctgcataacctccaccagttccttatattcccagactgctgtaggaaaagcctcaattttcttctctatgttgtttgcgatctctgttatttgctcgtcattcatttttaaaaactctgaggctattggttcatgttctgcgctggtatctctcccaaactttaatgctaaacgtctatgatcgcttcccaggctattttttccattttcgtctattatcatttggtccagttgttcgtagaccatttctgagactaaggcgtagtcgatacatgactgcctgtttccgcattgccacgttacctgtccatgacacttattctccctgttaactactataaggttctgttcatcacacaaatccagcactagagagccgttgtaatcagtatatccgtctaaatcgtccatgtgcgcgttcatatctcccactaatatcacctggcccgagttactgaactcattaatatcgcttctaatgcaatcgaccaattccttatttttttccctgctatcactacctgtccacaggtaagctactcccagccacgtctttttaccttgccatgtaccactaatccataaatgctctttacatgtctcgtttacccttcgccacttcagacctcgcctaattagtacgcctacgcctccgcctttccttgacccggtcattctgttgcacccttcccatacaaagttgtcaataacaggcggctgctccaaatctcgtagatgcgtttcggtcaaggcgtacacactaatcgcttcatcattcagttgcgtttgaatttccagccatttttcctgcttacgaccaccctgcatgttaatgtagcaaattttaccttctctattcttatcctttctgcgtcttttcctgactcctggtcgcctaattctgccatttactggtgtttcgctatgttcaatacttaatcctgcttcctgattgcctggggcccgcctaaaaaagctacagctcgtgccgcgaatcgatttccgaccggtgttgctacactttcactaaaatgtatcccgtcacgcacaaaagcgccttcgcggcctgctcggtgcacttcacggttgatgtcaatgaccgtaaaattcattgctttagctagagtccaaatttccctgtttactgcaagaactgccctttcaattttataaccctgcctttcaacctctggcaccgtgcacaccgcgatttgtacttcttttgaaacattccgcaggtcggtgacccctttggctatttgctttgtgattcctgctcctcgtccgttcagtacgtcaatcactccgcccattatcaccactaggtgtctctcctccattgtgtcccacatgcgttccttggccttcgcgatcacctctctaatcggctttcccggaagcgcgctaacctggactcgttcgtctgcccctaccctctctgctatcgccggttctactttacgcatgttggaatccccaacaaagacaactcgacgctttccttccccctcaccgccgaaagctgcccccgaagtcacaatgccctcccctcctttcttattcttgcccttggctttgttttcttccccggccgcgtcagtggtatccccttcgtgattatcactgacgtttccgccactgcttcccggcgtggcgggttcggctgtctctgcactcgcatcggagccagctccgttcgcggtgctcgcctcgatgcgttcatcattgctttgcagaatggtggcgctcagctggatttctgcgttagctagcttttcttctgccttcttcctctgcttctgctcgatttgaagttccttttctagctttccaacccgcttagctaacttatccttgtcttgctctaggcggtctagccgcgaccctagcacacacatcctacagataaaatctgcgccattcgcttcgcgtgctgatttaaaccgcgtttcttccagcgcgtaggaacgctcgcactcagaacaacgcacgcgtgggttccccctagtaccaaccatcatctcgtactaacaaggcgtagatgtggaaaagaaaaaaaaaatttctttacctacttttatctaagcgagaagaccaagaaagtgagaaagcattaaaataatttataaagattgtttggctaagctaaccctcctaaaaaaaccaaaaagtgaaatataaaataacaaaacttatctttttggcacgctgctcctgctgcgctgaaatggcacctcgactcgacacgtccgctcccgtcggcttcactcgtgagagtcgcctatctcatcactagcgccacctacagcgctgttacgccgactcaacgccaagcccaagcgaggcagggctctctccagttcgctacgaccgccgccacggacggtcacggtttttggcgcgtgcaactatgttttctaataaataagtgttaccctgttattctcgcctcagccttcacgcctcagccttcacgcctcagccatcacgccccgccctcacatctggcgcagtcgaccccaaGCCTCAGCCAAGCCATAcagccacggcagcgcaagaacgcctttcgaacgccagcgtcgaacgccagcaacaacgccagcgtcgaacgccggtcagtacgccttctcaactgcattcgtcattgtacttacgcactcacgccgccgaagactcacgcctgaagatactcctgccattttaccgctcgtctgtgtaaagcacggccgtcatatgaagagtgccgtgaatgttgactagccctagtcgacaactaggcttagcgatcactcgcctagtctcccgtgcgcccagcctCGTTTCGCAGTGCATCATGCCCGGAATTGTGTGGCAGAATCTCGACCCGGTGACCATGTCGCGCCTCGGCGTTGACCTTATACGCGAAGAATTGGCCCGTCGACAGCTGGACCTCACAGGTTCGAAAGAGGAGCTCGTTCAGCGTTTGCAAGCCGACATTCAGCCGCAGCGTGAAGCTACCCCCCCGGTTGAAACGAATGAATCCGCCTCGAACGCTGCGGCGTCTTTGACGCTGGACCCAGCCACTCTACAGAGCCTcgccatgctgttccagcagctacctcgccctgcaacaacggtgacaacactgccagacctgtcatcgtccatcccgcaattcgctggtttgcacagtcacagtgtcaatacatggcttgacgacgtacgacgagtacagcagctcgcctcgtgggacgacgccaccacacGCCTGATCGCAGCTAGCAAGCTGAAAGGCACGGCGCGAGACTGGCATCTCGCGTTCGGCAACCAGTACAGCACCTGGGCCACGTGGAGTGCCGCCCTGAAGGACACATTTTGTACAGAATTGTCCCTCATTGAGTGGCAAGAGCAGGTCATGAGGGTAACCCAGGCCCCATCCCAAAGCTTGCACCAATATGCCTTTGCCAAGTTGAAGATCATTGAGCGTTGCCCCGTTAACCTTTCTGAGGCACAAAAGATTGACTACCTGCTGCATGGTTTACGGGAACAACACATCCTCGCCGCCATAGCAGCCAACCGGCCGCCCACGGTAGCTGAGTTTGTTTCTACTTGCACCAGCCTCGACAAGAGTGCGCAACATCTGCATGCCAAAGCAAGCCCGTCACCATTTGCCGGTTCTgttttgccgccgtcgcaaccctttcgtgccgctaagcccgcagagcgccagcagcctcgctcagaccaatcgacaccacagtcctcccgaggggtcacaccaaaaacgcgcatttcagagctgcccgccgagcaacaagaagctacttatgcagctatttcggcacagtatggcgctccagcttttcgtagtggtcaagacctgtctcaagctgtctgctaccaatgtcatgccttgggtcatctggcatccaagtgccctacacgcaccagccgcttatcatcaccagcgcctccaaccatgcccaagacacagcagcccccagcactgcacagtgcacccgttccgcttgacggctcacaacagcaatgccccttcttcaacgcaactctcagtggagtcggtgagtgtgaagcgtttcctgactctgggtccaaggtgacattaatctctaaagctcttgtgcctgcaagcatgatcatcccatggaccgagcctccactcgtggtggtaggaggaagcacagtgctacctgttggtgctgcatttttgaagatatccatctgcccagccacaggagttgttgaagctgctgttttGGAAGATAATGTACTCCCCCTCATTCTTGGTAAGGATTGGTTCTCGGCAGCGCAGGCACGTCTCATCTTTGAGCCTCCGAAGCCAGCGCAgttgttgaagctgctgttttGGAAGATAATGTACTCCCCCTCATTCTTGGTGAGGATTGGTTCTCGGCAGCGCAGGCACGTCTCATCTTTGAGCCTCCGAAGCCAGCGCAGTTGCAGCATACAGCCACGAATATCACCATTACCGCAAACCAAAAGCTAGTCTCAAGAATGGCAAATGCTGTGATTCCAACAAGGTCCGTCCTTTTAAGCCACCATCCACATTTAGGGCTTTACGTGTGTCATGCTTGACATCTCGTTTGGTTAATCAACCACGAACGGTGCCTGTGGCCCAGCTTAAGCCTTATGTACCACCAGTTTCTCCAGTGATCGAACAGCAGCCCGTCGTCAATGCAGAGACCACGCCTGCCTCAGCAGCAAATGTTGTCGCTTCTacagagcagcaacagcctcaacggccccaacgcactcgatgtctaccgagccacctcgacgactttgtgctcgagtgaagttgcagcgtttccgtgcatgtgtgtgtgtgtgtggtatcgtgcgtgtgacagtgtgcagaagcaattgaccacgagacgtggtcagtcagactggggtgggatgtgagcgcccgcatgtgccgcctatctcatcactagcgccacctacagcgctgttacgccgactcaacgccaagcccaagcgaggcagggctctctccagttcgctacgaccgccgccacggacggtcacggtttttggcgcgtgccactatgttttctaataaataagtgttaccctgttattctcgcctcagccttcacgcctcagccttcacgcctcagccatcacgcccagccctcacaatgcagccgataaaactactatccctactccgaatagctctgcactaatttgctatcgcaagctatgcttcacctttcgggcgaaactgcgacattttttaaatcttggtgcgagATAGTAGGGACACCCTGGCCGCAATTGTGATGGCATCTGTCCATTGCTACACAACCCTGAGTCCGCGAAAACAGTGCCCATAGCAATACGCCAGAAACAACCAAAATCTTTTTCGTTTACCGCAACGCGAATCACAAAAGATGGCCTATCGCAGAACAGCTCCAATACTCACTAGAATTGGTCCACATGACTTCAGACGAAGCAAGAAATAGGCTTAAAAGTCTAAGAAGGAACACCTTGAATTTCCATGAGTACTGTTTATTTTTCTTCTAAAAGCCGTACTGTAGCCTATTGCACATGATGATTTGCTGCAGACACGAAATTATGCCAATTGAAAAGCGTTCGCTTTGGCGGGGACAGTGCTACAACCACACCTTTAAAATAGCACCACTTGTGCGCGATTCTAGTTATTGTACACACAATCATTCTAAATCATGCAAGTTAGCGATCGTTTTCTTTGCAAAGCAATACCGGCTTTGAAGCTCGGGAACAGTGGCTTTCGCAGGATTTAGGTTGCCCAGTGCAAGTGCCCCATCATTCCGCATTCAGAATGTTCGGAAATGTTTAGAGCAAAATTACGGTCCCTTAGAGAAGTTTCCAACGGAACTGGTCTCACGATAAATTGAGAGGTCCATACGATTTGTGCCGAAGCAATCTCACGGCAGACCACATTGGCGCCAAGAGTAATGAAGTACTGGCGCCAAAAATAATGTAGTAAGGTATGAGGCCGGCCTAGTTGGTGTTTATCCATACTGTTTAACAGCGCGAACTTAGAGAAAGGACGGCCAAAGAGGCGACAAACGACAGTGTTTGTCACCTGTTTCGCCGTTCTTTGTCCAAGTTCGCGGTGTCAAACATCATGGCCATGAATGAGACGTATGGGCAACCTGGCTGTTCTCTCAAAAAGCCCTGTGCACATCCTCAGTGTCTAACGGCACCACCATGACATTGACACGTGACCCGCGTCTCTATATACAGCGTGATCAAAGTTGacaggatttttttttaattgggcgCTGAGGCATGTGTGAAGAGCACCTCTAACAGTAGGGTTATGTAGCGAGAGAAACACAAAGTGACATGATCATTATCGCTATTAGCAGTGCAATTAACAAACATTGAATAATTAAAttttgactggctgcagtaagcagtcACGTTTGGATTGAAAGGTTAgatgcagtcgtgtttctacaatGTTCCACTTCGCAAAATTCTAGCGTATCCCTGCTTTGAGATATCAAACTGCGAAATTTAGTTGcggttcgcatgattacgcatgcaagacagtgacgaccGGTGCGAAGCTACTCCCTTATGTGACGCGCCTTTGGCGTACGACGTTTAGTCTGACCACCGGgaggaggcataggcaaaagAGATAACTGCCTCCCGTTCACTCTCGGCTGGCGTAGTCGCAAAGTGCAGAAGTCggaaccgctatcaaaacacggaaccgcgcagcctgtaacgatgatAGCTTTAGATATACAGAgataagggaggagctttgcgccggtcgtcactgcataatcatgcgaacggcaatcaTCACCATCAGTCACGGTGTGCTCATTTGTGGACGCAATTTAACTTTGCCACTTTTGTGCAATTGTGGCAAGCAATAGGCCGAAATAactaagcttagggtaaattgaacgttctgcttacctcGAGTACTTTtattttacttctgagggaaatctatcgcCGAAGATCGCTTTCGAGAAGACACTACGGTGTTTGACGGGAGGCCATACGTGGGACGTGTCTGTAGCAATTGCGaaagaattttctttctttctagtaATTCTTCCAACTAATAATTAACTAGGCATATAGTGCGTGCTACTGATTCAAttcttttttatgaagaaacgtatcattGCGAGTGCAGAATAATAattatagtcggatacaactttagaagacagcggcatttgcccctcaaaggcggatggacacgagccggcaccaataggcgcgcacttcaggtgacgtcatgagccggacggccgatgtccccgccgacggagaacatgcctaacatggctgccctcgcttcgaactgggccgagtcgcgtcagctctgtgcgtctcccttcgtcagagtgaattcgaattgtttgtggtggtctgtcatgccggaaatattattgtgagcttacgatgcacaatttgtgccgcgtgcgtttgttctgagccgtgagccggcgaagaaagattgcagcgaacatcggtggcgctgcgctgcgcttcgtgtggaaacaagatcccgcggcggcataccgctgcaaacaaacatcgtacgtgtttgttccgtgctgttttgttttgctcctaagtgaagttacgacgaggagagttcgccaaagtctggtacgtaccgtgagcggcgggtgtgtttgtgtactgtgcccctgcgtttctcgtcggacgtggtgaagtgatggagcaaaaccattttcaggataaatgagaaaagcgtgcgcggatgaaaccaacctgcgagtttctcaacagaaaagatttgtgaaagcaacctccaacgcaaagattcgttgctgccagctcagcgtgcaaacgaccgatcgttggcagcagtgtgataagatagccgagcgtctagcggcgtcgttcgagtgttgtgtagcaccgtcgattgattgatttccaccaatgctaacaatcagtgactaacacgcgctgcttgagcgaatgtcattggattgttaacggtcaggcgtttggaagcactgtttgtttccttaatgtcagcctgaatgctaatttaaaattatgactgatacattggtgccgttgcaagggagcttggcatgaattcgcgtcgctgtgtggcttagaactcttcgctcactgcacgcgccagctgtagaaagcctgctctgacacaatcgcgcataagctgtgctgtcagcgctcgacttgctttcccacaacacagctttgcgctttgtcgtgatatgtcgctactaaaaaattcctatgacagtgaaggcaacagagccaatgtgtacattaaaaaaaagtactacaaagtaggcacagctgcttgtgaactgactcctaatagttctactcgcgtctgcgttaaatgtgtgtgcgtgttttcttgtgtgtttgtgtatatttgttattttgcccttttttgtattttatatcttagttttcgcgctcgcgtttgtgttcatgtgtgtgaatatgtgagtgcttccgtgcgtgtatgtatttgttcctatttctatccttttatttttgcatttgttcttgtaagcatgctgcagccacgactttcgacaattccattaactcgtctcattcaaagcaccaagtcctgtgaatagcagggcttgtctcttcgatgtcattaaagccattctctcttgtctaccttgcctcctcagtctgtcaccttgctttgttttctcctactattctgaccttgcttcttgtgctgttgctgcaatgatgtgattaatcaacttgcaccaa contains the following coding sequences:
- the LOC125941508 gene encoding uncharacterized protein LOC125941508, which encodes MLTSPSRQLGLAITRLVSRAPSLVSQCIMPGIVWQNLDPVTMSRLGVDLIREELARRQLDLTGSKEELVQRLQADIQPQREATPPVETNESASNAAASLTLDPATLQSLAMLFQQLPRPATTVTTLPDLSSSIPQFAGLHSHSVNTWLDDVRRVQQLASWDDATTRLIAASKLKGTARDWHLAFGNQYSTWATWSAALKDTFCTELSLIEWQEQVMRVTQAPSQSLHQYAFAKLKIIERCPVNLSEAQKIDYLLHGLREQHILAAIAANRPPTVAEFVSTCTSLDKSAQHLHAKASPSPFAGSVLPPSQPFRAAKPAERQQPR